The segment GAGCAAGAATGCCAACTATTGGTGGCGCAAATGATGCTAATACTGATTCAAAAGATCGATCCAATGCATAGATGCTTGTTCTGGACTTCTGAGGAACAATTTCAGCAAATATAGGGCTGCAAATAAAAGAATGGCAATATAAGCTTGTCAAAAACATAACTTAACCTCCTCCACCTGCAAGAtataaaacacataaaaatatatcacCAAAAGTATTTTCAATTTGACATTCCATACTACTTACTTATTGGTGGCAGCGGCATTCCATGATATGCAAAATCCTATGATAAAGAACATAAATCCATGTGCCACACCAGTAGATGGATCATCAGGTAAAACTAGCAGCAAAACTGCTCCCAAAGGTATAGCCAAACCTGAACTTATCTGAGAAAGGATTATCCTGCCAGCATTTGGAAGATATCTAGAAAGAATGTCACCCATTCGCCCTCCAAACAATCCACCCAAGGAACCAGCAACAACAAAAATACCCATAAGAAAAGCTGTCTTCTGATTAGAGAACCCAATGAGTTCTAGCCACATAGGTACAAATGAAAGTGCTGACCAAGGAAATGATCCTACGGCTCCTTGTGCTACAATTATCTGAAAAGTCTTAATATGCATTACTTTCTTTGCTTCTAGAATTAGCGTCTTCAGATTTGACCGTAATGGTGAAACACCTTTCATTTCATTATTCTCCCTGAAATTTTTCCCAACTGGGACCATGTTAGAAGAACTCAATTTGTGACAAAAATGTAATTCTTCATAATAAGCAAACATAAAAAATGCTAAGCTTTGCACAGGTATTTTCCATGTTCATTAGTGCCAACATAAAGGAGAATGACATGAGTTCCTAAATTCTTccccttttccttttattttgacaACTATCCACCTTGTTCTGTAATTCTTTACTTCAGATGTTTTTCGAAAAAGTAAAAGCCTATCTTTGTATACCTAAATGATGTCCAAGAAGAtgagagaaaaaaaaataaaacctGAAAGGAGGGGATTATAGAAAAAAGCTAAAAAATCAAATAGCATAATTAAATTCTAAATTTACTCTGGGCATTGCTTCAACATTCTTGGTTACTGTGATTGGAGAGTATAAATACTTACAATGTTGGCATTGCACCATTTGAAAACCTTGGGTCCACCCCAAATAGTCGAATAAAAATTCCAATCAAAACACTTAGTACTGCAACTAGGTGAAAAGATACCCTCCAGCCAGGAATTCCCATTACTGTTGTTGCAGCCAATAAAACAGAAACAAGACCTCCGAGTATAGTCCCAATATTGGAAGTAAATTGCAGCCAGCCAAAAGCCATTCCACGATTTCCATCATCTGTTGAATCAGCCACAAGTGACTGAATTGCAGGCACAACTATTGCAAGCCCAATCCCATTCAATGCCCTTGACACTGCTACCTATAAAACAATGAGATATTAGATATAAAACTACATCACCAGCGAACAAAAGAAGAAACCTGAACTTTGCCAATTCTCAACTTTCTAGAATATTtactgaaaaaaaaaaagaattcataGTCAGATAGATCATGTTTGAAACTAAAACTACATCCACCTGAATCTAAGACACGTTAATTGTTAGCATTCAGCACTATCAAATTGTTTCAGGGCATGTGTTAGGAAAAAGAAAAATTGTACCACGAAATTCATATTATATGTGCTATTCCCATTTCGAAAGATGCCATTTTTATGATGTATGTTATTTGAGATCTTGGTCAAGAGAATTTAGCATTGGCATCAACAGAAACGCAACTAGGGGAAAAAAAATAGACCTTAAATATAAGGAACAAATCTGATATACTAATGGCTTATGGCACTTTCAATGACATAATAATATCATGCAATTGAAAATGCATTTCTTTAAATGACAATATTTTTACCCATATTCCTTTCAAACCATAAATTTTTGGCTGCCAAAATTCACTGTAAATGCCATGTAGATATGCAATTCAAGTTCAGCATTTTATAGCATACAATAGTAATTTACTGCTTCTCAATTTGTCATTTACTACAACTTCTCAAGCAAAAAGATCCTCTTGTTTCCATTTCATTCATCTAGGAAACAAACAAGAAATGATTGTGATTCATGCTTTGTTGATTAATACAAAAATGCAACAGACCTTTTTGATAGCGTCTGGAAGGATCACAAAGATGTGAGAATAAGTGAACTGGAATGGTCTTTTTTTTCAGCTTAACAGTATTTTGTTATTTAAGAACCTAAGTCATTGTGTTAGTGTATGTGTCTAAATTAACAGTCAACTTGCAATCCAAAGAAAATCCTGTTAAGAAATTAGCCCAATCAGTACAACATTGCTTGCTTGAGGTTGATAATACTAGTATTGTTCTAATCTTGCAAAATAAAATTCCTTCACATATTGCTCGGGTAAATATTCCACTTTGTTTTTATGTTCTCTTTCTATTTGTCGACATTAAAATCATCTATAATATTCTTGTTTGCATAACGGTGGTCTTTAATACTTCTTTACTAGCTTGAGTTCTAAGAAGATACCTTGGTCATATTTTTTATAAAGGATAATATATTGGTAATGAAGGAGGGATTACAAGAGATAGCTTACTTGAATAAAATCAAGCTGGTCAGTCATTTACAATCTAATGTTTTTAATGCATCAAGCTGGAGATGGAATTCCCCTTCAACTCAAACCATTTACCATAGCAAAAAATACATCTAAAAATCTGCAAAATCATCTCTCCACAAGCATCGTATTATAACATCAAAGAACACCATACTGTGACCTAGATCAGACAAAAAGATAAAGAACTACAAGCACCATGTATTTAAGTGAATGTGGTGAAAAGCTGTGAAAGATGATGtcaaaagttgttgacaaactaaaACCTTGTGAACCAGTTCTCCTGTGAAGGAACTTAAACTGCTTTTATGTTCTGATAGAGAAAAATCTCTTGGTTGCTTGTGCATTTGACCCTAGCTTCAATGACTTGATTGGCTTCTACTACTGTGCTACAATCCAGATTGATCTCTAAAGTTCTTCCACAATATTTGATGTAGCAAACAAAGTTGTAAAGTAATGACACAAGAGTTCACAATTGAAGATTGAATTTAAAAAAAGATAAGCTAGAAGATTTACTTAGATCATATTATCTCCAACCTTCTTAGCATTAGTACATAAGCCATATCAAAAAGGATAGACCTTGCAGAAAGGTCTTGTGAATCTTTCCTTCAGCAAATGGAGTTGTATTCTGTCATAACTTGAAGGTATATTGCACACAATATCAATCATAATGCTGCTTGTATTTAGCATGGGATTTATGAATAATTGTTTGCACTTGCTACAACATGTGTTGGATGTACTCAATGAGCTTGTCAGCTTTGTCAACTTCATTTTGATCTCAAGCAGTCTTTGTTGTAGATAGCAGCATTGGATAAGCAACACCAACGGATGCCAATAACATTAATGGATGCCAACAATTTGAAACCcaaacaaatttgaaaagggtTGTGCTTACATAGAGTTGTGAAGAGCTCTCTCATTGTTGTGTTGAATGGAAAATAGAACTCCATCCCAAATGCAATGTTTCTTGGAGTTGTACATTCTGAGAAGATGCACAATGGGATGTAGTAAACTAGGTTAGTGTTGTGCCTATCACTAACCaaaggacatacaagaaatctCTCAAATATATTGTCTCCTATTAGATATAATGGTGGATGTAACCCAAACTAAACCCATAGAttctgttagaatatttaatttttacttggcttaggtttatttgtatttagtttgggatattcctttggaatccctacatgtaatttttcctctagtacatgtgtgaggacaagccatttcttttattttcctttattaaggaatattagatttcctccttaagaggattgTGACACTTTGCACACAcatattatgaatggtggcattcatagatatgGGAGTTCCTTTGTATCTCctttcctcatctctatttaagagatgcttctcctctcattcttcattttggatatcattgtaatgagcttctctctctctctctctctctctctctaggctttgccttcattcataatacataaggggtttttctttgtgTTTCCACTTTCAAAAGCTCTTGTGTCTCCTCTTCAAGTTTTGGGTGATTGCTCTCAAGTTGCTCTCTACTTTGGTCACATTACTTCGATCAACATACTTacttagatttattttttattttcttgctcttgtatttcctttcatggtatcagagcagattACTAATCGTTGTTTAAGTGGAAGTAGATGAAggttgtcattttttttttaactcaCCTTTCTTGGAGGCACTTTTTTGAGAGAAGAGAAGAAGTTTGTTCTTTAACGTTTTGTTGTGCAGGTTTTGatttaagttcaattttttttttcaaacttgttaacaagtttgcatgcaggtctaatccattttgattctagtttaaaaatattttttttaaaaggaagagaagaagttTGTTCTTTAACGTTTTGTTGTGCAGGTTTTGATttaagtttaattttattttttcaaacttgttaagcAGGTCTAATCCATTTTGATTctagtttaaaatgaatgatgctaatcATGTTTCTACTCCTTGTGAATTAGGAAcgaagttaatgcttgatatgaatACTCCTTTAGTTGATGCTACTTTACATAGACaactagttggaagtttaaattatttaactcttactagaccAAATATTGCTTATAGTATGGGTTTAGTCTCAAGATTTATTTCTAAACATCAACAAACCCACTTTAAAGTTGCAAAAAGAATTTTGAGATATATTAAATGAACTATTAATGTTGGTTTATTTTATGATGTCAATTGTGATTTCACTTTAAAAGGATTTACTGATTCAGATCTAgggggagatcccaatgatgggaaatctacttgtggataTTGTTCCTTTGTTGGTTTAGGTGCCCTTTCTTGGAATAGTAAGAAACAACAATCCACTTCACTTGGTTCCATAGAAGCTGAAtataaaggatgcactaatgccgCTAAAGAAACCTTATGGCTTAGAAGATTGCTTGAAGATTTGGGGCTACCTCAACAAGATTTAACGCTTttgtattgtgacaatcaaagtgccattgTCTTGGCTAACAATCCTATCTTCCATGCAAGGACCAAAcatattgctctccaacaccactttattagagaacaaattgaagacaagcaagtttcacttctATATTGCAAGGGCGAAGATCAAGTTGTTGATATTTTAacaaagccactttgtaaagaaaagtttcaatttcattgtaaaaatcttggtttgcaacccattgaagagtttgatgtaaactccccaaataaagcttaagggggggtgttagaatatttaatctttacttggcttaggtttatttgtatttagtttgggatattcttttggaatccctacatataatttgtcctctagtacatttgtgaggacaagtcatttcttttattttcctttattagggaatattagatttcctccttaagaggattgTGACACTTTGCACACACATaatatgaatggtggcattcatagatatgggagttactttgtatctcctctcctcatctctatttaagagatgcttctTCTCTCATTCTTCACTTTGGATATCATTGTAATGagcgcctctctctctctctctaggctttgccttcattcataatacataaggggtttttctttgcttttcccctttcaaaagctcttgtgtctcctcttcaagttttgggtgattgctctcaagttgctctctactttggtaacattacttcaatcaacatgcttacttggatttatttttcatttttattgcTCTTATATTTCCTTTCAGATTCTGAAAATACAATTGCATTGCTTCCAGACTTGATTAAGCTTTTTACAAGACATGAGAATTGCCATATTTGAGGAATCTATTGACAACTTCACACATTAAATCGCAATGTTTCTCCAAGTTTCCAAGACATGGGGATGTTAGGACAAGGTTCCCGGTATGGcaaaaaatttcccaaattttGGGGAGAATAGGACAGCTACTAAAATAACTTAAACAAAAACAAGCAGCTCAAACTTAATAAAGTAAATACAATGTGCTGAATTTCCAATGGCAGTCCTCCCTCTTTTAGGTTTTTAGCATTTTTTTCCTTTAGAAGTTACACTATTTTTGCACCAATGGAGTAAGTTGTCAAGTACTGGGAAAGGGGGATGTTCCTTCAAAGTCTCCAAAACATCTAGGACATCGAGGATGTCACCTGAACCCCACGGGGGCATCCCTGTGGATCACTACTAGTAAATCATTGCCAATGCTTGGTAGTAggcaaaactaaaagaaaatcaatGGAAACTGATTTACAAGGCTTGTTTGGTACTGGCAAAGGAGTATACATTCCTTGCTTCTTGAAGACCAGCTTCACTATACACAAATGAAACAAAATCTGATATGTTTTACACTATATAACCTAATTTATAGACACGAGAAATACTTCAAAAGTGCATGTTTTCAAACTAAAATGACCTGGAATCTTGCTAAAGTGAGCCCCCATATCAAATTCTAGTGTTCTGCCTCATGCAATACACACAAGTTTCCCAAATGTTGCAAGTGTCCATCATGTAAGCAGTAATTTGGAATTTAAGTGTTCCAATCTTATGGATGATGGTCTCATTTCCCAATATATAGTGTTTCCAATGTTTACATGCTGGCACAATAGCATAAAGCTCTCAGTTATACCTCCGCTATAAAAGAACACTTCAAAATGTTTACTTATAACTTATGTTCCCATGAACATTCTTCACGTGTTGTTGAAGATAGCTATTTCATCAAGATAGGCATAAAGAATGAAGTAGTGAATGATGGAAGGATGTCATTCATTATCTGAATAAATGGCACAAATGCATTAGTCAAGTCAAAGACCATAACCAACCATTCAAATAAGCCTTCCTTGGACTTGAAGGTTGTCTTCTAGACATCTAAGGATTCAATAGGAATCAAATGGAACCAATAATTGAGACCTTTCTTAATGAATAATTTTGCACTGCAAATCTGATCCAGTAGGTCTTTAGTCCTTGTAACAGGATAGAGACTTTTCACATTGATCTTATTGAGAGCTGAGAAATTGATGCAAAACCTCCATCAGCCATCCTTCTTTAGCACAAGCACAACAAAACTGTTGCAGGAAAAAGAGCATGCCCAGTCTGTACTTTTTCCACAAGTTCATGAATCTACCACTTGATTTCTCATTCTTGAGGAATGAACAATAGTATAGAGAGGCATTAGGAAGAGGTAATCCTAAAATGAAATCAATAGTATGCTTCACTCACATTGCTTAGGCATTCCAATAGGGATCTAAAAAGATCCTTGTATTCCTCTAATACTTTGTTCAACTATTGCTTGTCTACTGTAGGAGGTGCCATGTTAGCTTGTGCCACAAGTAtgtctttcttgctttcaaatctCACCAATAAGAGCAAAAAATTCTTACAGTAATACATCCAATGTCATCCTTGTAGGCAATACAGTAAATTTTCCACCATTTCTTTACAAACAACACTCTCAAAGGAGAAAAGGTGTTattttcttgatcacaaaactGATTGACTGCACAAAAATTACGTTTATCCAACCATCTAAAGAATCAACATCTATTTAGCCTTAAAAATAAGGATATCCAAATTTACTCATAGCTTGTATGATCCTTGGAAACCGAACTGTCATGTTTTGATGATATCAATGGGTGTGAAGAGGATTGAACTTGTTGCAGAAGTCGAGCAAAGTGACCATTTTTTATTGTGCATGCTTTGGCTGCAAATCTTCTCTTTACTGTTGTATACTTATCATTTTGTAGAACACCTCTAGAGTCAGCACCTTTGAAGTCATACTGTCATTCTATCTGCCATCTATTGAAATTGTGAAGGATGGCAGCATTTAGGATCATTCGTTTCAAGACCAAATCTCTTGTAGTTAGCCCTTACAATATCGGGCATATAAATGGTAAAGGTGGAATCAAATGAGATACTCCAACACCACTAAGATGTAGTATGAAATaaatgctctaataccactaaTTTGAGGCCCTAGATTGCCAAATAGACAACACTGAAACAGATTCAAATGTGTTTTGAATAGAAACAA is part of the Cryptomeria japonica chromosome 10, Sugi_1.0, whole genome shotgun sequence genome and harbors:
- the LOC131060781 gene encoding uncharacterized protein LOC131060781 isoform X1, which encodes MDRSTWTLVLVNLAGIMEKADEALLPGVYREVGLALHTSPTGLGSLTLLRSLTQAACFPVAAYLAVHHNRAHVIALGAFLWAFATFLVGISTTFLQVAVSRALNGIGLAIVVPAIQSLVADSTDDGNRGMAFGWLQFTSNIGTILGGLVSVLLAATTVMGIPGWRVSFHLVAVLSVLIGIFIRLFGVDPRFSNGAMPTLENNEMKGVSPLRSNLKTLILEAKKVMHIKTFQIIVAQGAVGSFPWSALSFVPMWLELIGFSNQKTAFLMGIFVVAGSLGGLFGGRMGDILSRYLPNAGRIILSQISSGLAIPLGAVLLLVLPDDPSTGVAHGFMFFIIGFCISWNAAATNNPIFAEIVPQKSRTSIYALDRSFESVLASFAPPIVGILAQHVYGYRPVPQGTTKVAEVETDRENAASLAQALYTSIALPMALCCLIYTLLYRTYPKDRDRARLESQLELEMGQIGIHTLDSPDYLSVQTHEQDDDDEKRLLVLETREAEHMLTNDI
- the LOC131060781 gene encoding uncharacterized protein LOC131060781 isoform X2, with product MAFGWLQFTSNIGTILGGLVSVLLAATTVMGIPGWRVSFHLVAVLSVLIGIFIRLFGVDPRFSNGAMPTLENNEMKGVSPLRSNLKTLILEAKKVMHIKTFQIIVAQGAVGSFPWSALSFVPMWLELIGFSNQKTAFLMGIFVVAGSLGGLFGGRMGDILSRYLPNAGRIILSQISSGLAIPLGAVLLLVLPDDPSTGVAHGFMFFIIGFCISWNAAATNNPIFAEIVPQKSRTSIYALDRSFESVLASFAPPIVGILAQHVYGYRPVPQGTTKVAEVETDRENAASLAQALYTSIALPMALCCLIYTLLYRTYPKDRDRARLESQLELEMGQIGIHTLDSPDYLSVQTHEQDDDDEKRLLVLETREAEHMLTNDI